CGAGAGCAGGGCGACGAAGATCTGCCGCAGCAGGGCGTCCATCTCGTCGTCCGCGGTCTCCAGCTGTAGGGCGACCGCGATGTCGTTCTCGCTGATGACCTGCTCGAGGTAGGACGTCATCCGGGAGGCGGCGACCGCCATCTGCTGGACCGTGTCGCGCACCAGCGGCGGGATCGCGCCGTCCGGGTAGCGGCGGCGGTTGACCTCGGCGACGTGGACGGCGAGGTCGCCCATCCGCTCGAGATCGGCGCTCAGCCGGACGGCCGTGACGATCACCCGCAGGTCGCTCGCGACCGGCTGCTGCCGCGCGAGCAGCTCGTACGACGCCTCCTCGACCAGCAGCTGGATCTGGTCGACCCGGTTGTCACCCTCGATGACCTGTTCGGCCAGCGCGCCGTCGACCTCGAGCAGTGCGGTGGTGGCGTTGTCCATCGCTACGCGGACCAGTCCGGTCATCTGGACGAGGTCGGCGCGCAGCGATTCCAACGACTCGTGATAGGCGTCGCGCATGCTGGTCAGCGTCTCAGCGGCGAGGGAACCGATGACGACGCCGCCGTGAACGGCGGGTGAACCCGCGGGCGGGTCGCCGAAACCCCAGGTCGTGGCCGTACGATCGAGTGGTGGACGCGGAACTCGCGCTCGGATTGGGTGCTGCCCTGGGTCTGCTCGTCGGGGTGGGCGCCGTGCTCGCCGTCCGCGTGAGCGAGCGGCTCCAGCACGGGCGTCCCGGCGACGACGTCGACGAGGGGCCCCAGGTGCCGCCCGGCGTCGCGTCCGTCCTCTCCGTCCTGCCGTGGTCGGCGGTGGTCCTCGACGCCGAGGACCACGTGCTCCGCTCGAGTGCGGCCGCGCGGGCACGCGGCCTCGTCGAGCAGGACCGCGTCCGCGTGCCCGGCCTGCTCGCGCTCGCCCGCCTCGTCCGCCGCGACGGCGCGATCAGGTCAGAGGAGATCGAGCTGTCCGGACAGCTGTTCAACGTCCACGTCGCACCGATCGGCGGCACCGGCTCCGCGGGCACGGTTCTCGTGCTCGCCGAGGACCTCACCGAGGTGCGCCGGGTCGAGGACGTCCGGCGCGACTTCGTCGCCAACGTCAGCCACGAGCTCAAGACCCCGGTGGGGGCGCTCGCCCTGCTCGCCGACACGGTCGACGCCGCCGCCGACGACCCCGAGGCCGTGCACCACTTCGCGGCGCGCATGCGCACCGAGTCGCAGCGGCTCAGCCAGATGGTTCAGGAGATCGTCCTGCTGTCGCGGCTGCAGGGCGGGACGTCGCTGGCCCAGCCGGTGCCGCTCGAGGTGTCCGCGGTCGTCACCGAGGCCATCGACAGGTGCGGGCTGCACGCGACCGCCAAGAACATCGACGTCACCGTCTTCGGGGTCGACGACCTGCGGGTGGTCGGCGACGACGAGCTGCTCACCGTCGCCCTGCGCAACATCATCGACAACGCGATCGCGTACAGCCCCGAGGGCACGCGGGTCAGCGTGCGCGGCCGGCGCGACGGCAGCCACGTCGAGGTGTCGGTGAGCGACCAGGGCATCGGCATCCCCGCGGCCGACCAGAAGCGGATCTTCGAGCGCTTCTACCGGGTCGACCCGGCGCGGTCGAGAGCGACCGGCGGGACGGGCCTCGGCCTGGCGATCGTCAAGCACGTGATGTCCAACCACGGGGGTGAGGTACGGGTCTGGAGCCGCGAACGGCTCGGCTCGACGTTCACCCTCCGGCTGCCCAGGCACCTCGAGGCGCCGCGGTTGGTCGAGTCCACCGAATACGTCCAGACGGCAACGACGCCGACCACGTCTGCGAGCGATGGACGCGGTCGCATTGCAGAACTGAACGGAGAGGTTGCGCGATGACACGGATCCTCGTGGTCGAGGACGAGGAGTCGTACAGCGAGGCTCTGACCTACCTGCTGAAGAAGGAGGGCTACGAGGTACTCGCCGCGGACACCGGCACCGGTGCGCTGGCGGAGTTCGAGCGCTCCGGCGCCGACCTGGTGCTGCTCGACCTGATGTTGCCCGGCGTGTCGGGCACCGAGGTGTGCCGCGAGATCCGCAAGCGGTCGTCGGTGCCGATCATCATGATCACCGCGAAGGACAGCGAGGTCGACAAGGTCGTCGGGCTGGAGCTCGGTGCTGACGACTACGTCACCAAGCCGTACTCGGCACGCGAGCTCGTCGCCCGTGTCCGGGCGGTGCTGCGCAGGCGCGCGGAACCCGAGGAGCTCGTGCCGCCGACGCTGGAGTCGGGGCCGGTCCGGATGGACGTCGACCGGCACCTGGTGACCGTCGGCGGCGGGCACGTGCAGCTGCCGCTGAAGGAGTTCGAGCTGCTCGAGCTGCTGCTGCGCAACGCGGGACGCGTCCTCACCCGGGCGCAGCTCATCGACCGGATCTGGGGCAGCGACTACGTCGGCGACACCAAGACGCTCGACGTGCACGTGAAGCGGCTGCGCTCGAAGGTCGAGCCCGACCCGGGCAACCCGCGCTACATCGTCACCGTGCGAGGGCTGGGCTACAAGTTCGAGCCCTGAGGGTCACTCGCCGGTCGGCGACGTCTCCTCGCCCGGAGTCGGTGACTCCTCGCCGGGCGCCGGTGTCTCCGATGCGCCGGACGCCGGCGCGGGCGACAGGCTCGACCGGTAGGCGGTCCGTGGGTTGACGGGCAGGTCGAGCGTGATGTCGCCTGCGCGCTGGAAGGTCAGCGTCACCGACACGACGGCGCCGTTGTCGGTCTCCTCGTCGAGCTTCGTGAGCGTGATCGTGTTGGACGAGTACGGCGGCTGCCCGACCTGCACAGCGTCGCCGCCGGTGACCGTCGGGTCGGTTGGCGGGAGGTCGAGAGTCGACCCGCCGGAGCCCGACGCGATCACCGTGTCGTCGGCGGCCGGCGACGAGGCGTCGATCAGCCGGTCGGCGCGCGAGGACTGGTTGACGAGCGTGAGGTAGACGGCGGCGTTCCCGTCCTTGGGGTAGGCCGGCTCGTCCGGTGCGGGGCCGAGCACGTACGCGTGCCTGATGGCGATCGGCGACGTGCCGCCGACGGCGGGGTGGTTCACCGCGTCACGGGGCTTCATCGACGGAGAGGTGTAGGGCTCGAACCCGGCGCCGCATCC
The window above is part of the Streptosporangiales bacterium genome. Proteins encoded here:
- the phoU gene encoding phosphate signaling complex protein PhoU; this translates as MRDAYHESLESLRADLVQMTGLVRVAMDNATTALLEVDGALAEQVIEGDNRVDQIQLLVEEASYELLARQQPVASDLRVIVTAVRLSADLERMGDLAVHVAEVNRRRYPDGAIPPLVRDTVQQMAVAASRMTSYLEQVISENDIAVALQLETADDEMDALLRQIFVALLSPQWSYGIEGAVDVTLIGRYLERYADHAVSAARRVVYLVTGTWPARAVG
- a CDS encoding two-component sensor histidine kinase, which codes for MDAELALGLGAALGLLVGVGAVLAVRVSERLQHGRPGDDVDEGPQVPPGVASVLSVLPWSAVVLDAEDHVLRSSAAARARGLVEQDRVRVPGLLALARLVRRDGAIRSEEIELSGQLFNVHVAPIGGTGSAGTVLVLAEDLTEVRRVEDVRRDFVANVSHELKTPVGALALLADTVDAAADDPEAVHHFAARMRTESQRLSQMVQEIVLLSRLQGGTSLAQPVPLEVSAVVTEAIDRCGLHATAKNIDVTVFGVDDLRVVGDDELLTVALRNIIDNAIAYSPEGTRVSVRGRRDGSHVEVSVSDQGIGIPAADQKRIFERFYRVDPARSRATGGTGLGLAIVKHVMSNHGGEVRVWSRERLGSTFTLRLPRHLEAPRLVESTEYVQTATTPTTSASDGRGRIAELNGEVAR
- a CDS encoding response regulator, whose amino-acid sequence is MTRILVVEDEESYSEALTYLLKKEGYEVLAADTGTGALAEFERSGADLVLLDLMLPGVSGTEVCREIRKRSSVPIIMITAKDSEVDKVVGLELGADDYVTKPYSARELVARVRAVLRRRAEPEELVPPTLESGPVRMDVDRHLVTVGGGHVQLPLKEFELLELLLRNAGRVLTRAQLIDRIWGSDYVGDTKTLDVHVKRLRSKVEPDPGNPRYIVTVRGLGYKFEP
- a CDS encoding copper chaperone PCu(A)C, translated to MSRSAALRIALVASVAAVAVTGCGAGFEPYTSPSMKPRDAVNHPAVGGTSPIAIRHAYVLGPAPDEPAYPKDGNAAVYLTLVNQSSRADRLIDASSPAADDTVIASGSGGSTLDLPPTDPTVTGGDAVQVGQPPYSSNTITLTKLDEETDNGAVVSVTLTFQRAGDITLDLPVNPRTAYRSSLSPAPASGASETPAPGEESPTPGEETSPTGE